One window of Polynucleobacter sp. HIN5 genomic DNA carries:
- a CDS encoding cytochrome c-type biogenesis protein, whose amino-acid sequence MKRFSIILTGLLFSFAISSIGFTQSNAAPSVSENPALEKKVLEVSNELRCLVCQNQTIADSNADLAVDLKNQVRQQLSEGRSKQEILKYMTERYGDFVLYNPPLNAATLMLWVGPFLLMLLGLILLVRQIKQRKQELSKETFSAEEIERARQLLDRKLGNQ is encoded by the coding sequence ATGAAACGCTTCTCTATTATTTTGACTGGACTCTTATTTAGCTTTGCTATTTCCAGCATAGGTTTTACGCAAAGTAATGCGGCACCTTCAGTCTCTGAAAACCCAGCGCTTGAAAAGAAAGTTTTAGAGGTTTCCAATGAATTACGCTGTCTAGTCTGTCAAAATCAAACCATTGCGGACTCCAATGCTGATCTCGCAGTGGATCTCAAAAACCAAGTTCGCCAACAGCTCAGCGAGGGACGTTCAAAACAAGAGATATTGAAATACATGACCGAACGCTATGGGGACTTTGTGTTGTACAACCCACCCTTGAATGCTGCCACCTTGATGCTCTGGGTTGGTCCATTCTTACTGATGCTACTGGGCCTCATCTTATTGGTTCGGCAAATTAAACAACGCAAACAAGAACTGTCTAAAGAAACATTTTCAGCAGAAGAAATTGAGCGTGCCCGACAACTGCTAGACCGCAAACTAGGAAACCAGTAA
- the ccmB gene encoding heme exporter protein CcmB produces the protein MSQSASGFAIFQGVIARDLRLALRRKSDSLAVLIFFAVVASLFPLGIGPEQNLLMQIAPGMLWIAALLAAMLSLHKIFAEDFIDGSLDQIALTALPLPLVVLAKTIAHWISSGLLLALISPILALQFNLPMDTVGILFLSLLLGTPLLSLIGSIGAGLTLASRGGGTLLALIILPLVTPVLIFGAGAVDSYQSGLGIEAHFSLLGAMLIIALFLAPFASAASIRIALE, from the coding sequence ATGAGTCAAAGCGCTTCCGGATTTGCAATCTTCCAAGGCGTGATTGCGCGCGACCTACGACTTGCTCTACGGCGCAAAAGCGATAGCCTTGCGGTCCTCATCTTTTTTGCAGTAGTAGCAAGTCTTTTTCCTTTAGGTATTGGACCAGAACAAAACCTATTGATGCAAATTGCGCCGGGCATGCTTTGGATTGCCGCCTTGTTAGCGGCAATGTTATCGCTTCATAAAATATTTGCAGAGGACTTTATCGATGGGTCTTTAGATCAAATTGCTCTAACCGCCCTTCCCTTACCACTCGTGGTGCTTGCTAAAACGATTGCGCATTGGATAAGCAGCGGCCTATTACTTGCCCTCATCTCACCAATCCTTGCCTTGCAATTTAATTTACCGATGGATACGGTAGGCATCCTATTTCTTTCGCTACTACTTGGAACTCCACTCCTCAGCCTGATTGGCTCGATCGGCGCCGGATTAACACTGGCAAGTCGGGGTGGCGGGACCCTGTTGGCCCTGATCATTTTGCCGTTAGTGACTCCTGTCCTCATTTTTGGAGCCGGGGCAGTTGATTCTTACCAGAGCGGTCTTGGGATTGAGGCCCACTTTTCTTTACTTGGCGCTATGCTTATCATCGCATTATTTTTAGCCCCCTTTGCCAGCGCTGCTAGCATTCGGATTGCCTTGGAATAA
- the ccmD gene encoding heme exporter protein CcmD — MFYWSSFSDFLHMGGYALFVWGSYLVTILVLVIEIALLRSRNKALRKTLISEMRESQRN; from the coding sequence ATGTTTTATTGGTCAAGCTTCTCCGACTTTCTTCACATGGGTGGCTATGCCCTATTCGTTTGGGGGTCTTACCTGGTCACAATTTTGGTGCTGGTGATTGAGATAGCCCTGCTACGAAGTCGGAATAAGGCCCTTCGAAAAACCCTAATTTCTGAAATGCGCGAGTCCCAAAGAAATTAG
- the ccmI gene encoding c-type cytochrome biogenesis protein CcmI: MTLFILIAVLMTVVAVLLIIIPFRKSKLNPEKISLEQDENIAILQNQLRQFERDHQEGRISYEQLQQAKLDIEKRLLQEERAIAADQLVLDGELHQRKKKWSTIFIATTLPIGAIVLYLLVGSPLALYLPEANQGQPQLTQQDIEGMVERLAQRLEKDPNNAEGWQMLGRSYAALNRMTEARAAYKKALELNPNNAQLLVDYADLLAFENKSIKGEPMRLVQKALQIDPNNLKALALGGTAYFEMGDYKKAEEYWAKAKGLVPADSEFARGMDENIAAARTEASQQKKK, from the coding sequence ATGACTCTTTTCATCCTGATTGCTGTGTTGATGACCGTAGTTGCGGTGTTACTGATCATTATTCCGTTTCGCAAAAGTAAGCTCAATCCAGAAAAAATTAGCCTTGAGCAGGATGAAAATATTGCCATTCTTCAAAATCAATTACGTCAATTTGAGCGTGATCATCAAGAAGGCCGCATTAGCTACGAGCAGTTACAACAGGCGAAACTTGATATTGAAAAACGTCTACTCCAAGAAGAGCGGGCAATCGCTGCCGATCAACTTGTTTTAGATGGTGAGTTGCATCAACGTAAGAAAAAATGGTCGACCATTTTCATTGCCACCACATTGCCAATTGGGGCAATTGTTTTATATCTCTTGGTCGGGTCACCATTGGCCCTGTACTTGCCAGAGGCTAATCAAGGCCAACCGCAGCTGACGCAACAAGATATCGAGGGAATGGTCGAGCGTTTAGCGCAACGACTTGAAAAAGATCCTAACAACGCTGAAGGATGGCAAATGTTAGGCCGATCGTATGCGGCATTAAACCGGATGACCGAAGCCCGAGCAGCCTATAAAAAGGCCTTGGAACTCAATCCCAATAATGCGCAACTATTAGTGGACTATGCCGATCTCTTGGCGTTTGAGAACAAAAGCATTAAAGGTGAACCGATGCGCCTGGTGCAAAAAGCCCTGCAGATCGACCCCAATAATCTTAAAGCGCTTGCCCTGGGAGGCACCGCTTATTTTGAAATGGGTGACTACAAAAAGGCGGAGGAATATTGGGCAAAGGCAAAAGGCCTAGTCCCTGCTGACAGCGAGTTTGCGCGAGGCATGGATGAAAACATCGCCGCAGCTCGCACTGAGGCGAGCCAACAGAAAAAGAAGTAG
- the ccmE gene encoding cytochrome c maturation protein CcmE, whose amino-acid sequence MKPRTKRGLAIAGGLASLGVAAYLVLQSFQSNLVFFFSPSQVYANEAPKNKLFRIGGLVKEGSVIRDPGGLKVSFIVTDTAHDVPVQYEGLLPDLFKEGKGVVAQGQLNQNGVFQAKQVLAKHDENYMPPEAAEALEKAKSKDPQAAPTLKEYGGKK is encoded by the coding sequence ATGAAACCCCGTACAAAACGCGGTCTTGCGATCGCTGGTGGTCTGGCATCATTAGGTGTTGCAGCCTATTTGGTATTACAGTCCTTTCAAAGTAATTTGGTGTTCTTTTTTAGCCCATCCCAGGTTTATGCCAATGAGGCGCCGAAGAACAAACTATTTCGGATCGGGGGTCTGGTCAAGGAAGGTAGTGTTATTCGCGACCCCGGCGGTCTGAAGGTGAGCTTTATTGTGACCGATACTGCTCACGATGTCCCCGTCCAATACGAAGGTCTTTTGCCCGATTTATTTAAAGAAGGCAAAGGAGTGGTTGCTCAAGGTCAGCTCAATCAAAACGGAGTCTTTCAAGCGAAGCAAGTTCTGGCCAAGCACGATGAGAACTATATGCCACCAGAGGCCGCCGAGGCTCTTGAAAAAGCTAAATCAAAAGATCCTCAAGCAGCGCCCACTCTGAAAGAGTATGGGGGTAAAAAATGA
- a CDS encoding heme lyase CcmF/NrfE family subunit encodes MIAEIGQYALILALVTALILSAFPMVGAQSNRPHLMAIARPASWALFTWVAVAFVCLTVNFIQNDFSVLYVAQNSNSNLPLIYRICAVWGGHEGSILLWALMLAAWTLAVAVFSKHLPDKMIARILAVLGILSVGVLLFTILTSNPFDRLFPPAPEGRDLNPLLQDPGMIIHPPFLYMGYVGSAVAFAFAIAALLSGRLDAAWARWSRPWVTTAWCFLTIGIALGSAWAYYELGWGGWWFWDPVENASFMPWLVGTALMHSLAVTEKRGGFKMWTALLAILAFSLSLLGTFLVRSGVITSVHAFATDPERGVFILGFLGLIVGGSLLLFAWRAPKANIGGNFETVSREGMLLVNNVLLLVSAAAVLLGTLYPLILDALNLGKISVGEPYFEAVFVPLMTPALFLMGVGPIARWRQSPPIELATKLKWALAASAISAIIAPLVLRSWTPMIGFGLLIAAWIISSGVTQLIDRARINPSKTWWQNLRIQPAGYYGMLVAHFGVAVFIIGVTAVRGFETEQDVRMQIGSVSQSGGYDFKLIGLKTINGPNYAAIQGQFDVSKNGKSVTTLFPEKRIYTASQMPMTEAAIDSGLTRDLYVSLGEPINDREWSVRIYHKPFVDWIWGGCILMALGGFLAITDRRYRKKEA; translated from the coding sequence ATGATTGCAGAAATCGGCCAATACGCACTAATCTTGGCGCTGGTGACCGCGCTCATTCTCTCTGCGTTTCCAATGGTGGGCGCCCAGAGTAATCGCCCCCATCTCATGGCCATTGCTAGACCTGCCTCTTGGGCCCTCTTTACTTGGGTCGCAGTTGCCTTCGTTTGCCTCACAGTGAACTTCATTCAAAATGATTTCAGTGTGTTGTATGTGGCACAAAACTCCAATTCCAATTTGCCCCTGATTTATCGTATCTGTGCTGTGTGGGGCGGTCACGAAGGCTCTATCTTGTTATGGGCTCTCATGCTGGCAGCATGGACCTTAGCTGTGGCTGTTTTCTCCAAGCATCTTCCAGACAAAATGATTGCGCGCATTTTGGCTGTATTGGGTATTTTGAGTGTGGGTGTTTTGTTATTTACTATCTTGACCTCGAACCCTTTTGATCGGCTTTTTCCTCCCGCTCCTGAAGGGCGCGATCTCAATCCTCTGTTGCAAGACCCTGGGATGATTATTCATCCGCCGTTTTTATACATGGGTTATGTGGGCTCAGCCGTTGCCTTTGCATTCGCAATCGCGGCTCTTTTATCCGGTCGACTAGATGCCGCCTGGGCGCGTTGGTCGCGCCCTTGGGTTACCACCGCCTGGTGCTTCTTAACGATTGGTATTGCGCTTGGAAGCGCTTGGGCGTATTACGAACTCGGTTGGGGTGGCTGGTGGTTCTGGGACCCCGTTGAAAATGCTTCGTTTATGCCCTGGCTGGTCGGCACTGCATTAATGCACTCACTTGCCGTCACTGAAAAACGTGGTGGCTTCAAAATGTGGACTGCACTACTGGCAATTTTGGCTTTCTCACTATCACTATTAGGAACCTTCTTGGTTCGCTCGGGTGTAATCACTTCGGTTCACGCCTTTGCCACCGATCCTGAGCGTGGTGTATTTATTCTGGGCTTTTTGGGTCTGATCGTTGGTGGATCATTATTACTTTTTGCATGGCGAGCTCCAAAAGCCAATATTGGGGGTAACTTTGAAACCGTCTCACGCGAGGGCATGCTACTCGTCAATAATGTTCTCTTATTAGTTTCCGCCGCTGCAGTATTGTTGGGCACCCTCTATCCACTGATCTTGGATGCCTTAAATCTTGGGAAGATCTCAGTAGGTGAGCCTTACTTTGAGGCAGTATTCGTACCGCTTATGACACCTGCATTATTTTTGATGGGAGTGGGTCCAATTGCGCGCTGGCGCCAATCGCCTCCCATTGAACTTGCAACGAAACTGAAATGGGCTCTTGCAGCAAGCGCGATCTCTGCGATCATTGCCCCCCTTGTCCTGCGATCTTGGACTCCAATGATTGGCTTTGGGCTATTAATTGCTGCTTGGATTATTAGCTCCGGAGTTACTCAATTAATCGATCGTGCCAGAATTAATCCAAGCAAGACCTGGTGGCAAAACCTGCGGATTCAGCCAGCTGGTTACTACGGCATGCTGGTAGCGCATTTTGGGGTAGCGGTATTTATCATCGGCGTCACCGCAGTGCGTGGCTTTGAAACCGAGCAAGATGTGCGGATGCAAATTGGTAGCGTATCGCAGTCGGGTGGCTACGACTTTAAGTTGATTGGGTTAAAAACCATCAATGGCCCCAACTATGCCGCAATTCAGGGGCAGTTTGATGTCAGCAAAAACGGCAAGTCCGTGACCACACTCTTTCCTGAAAAACGTATCTATACCGCAAGCCAAATGCCCATGACGGAAGCTGCGATTGATTCAGGACTGACACGCGATTTATATGTATCCTTAGGCGAGCCAATTAATGACCGCGAATGGAGTGTACGGATCTATCACAAACCATTTGTCGATTGGATCTGGGGTGGGTGCATCCTGATGGCACTGGGTGGTTTCTTAGCGATTACCGATCGTCGCTATCGCAAGAAAGAGGCGTAA
- a CDS encoding DsbE family thiol:disulfide interchange protein, producing MRRYLLPFAIFLVLLIFLGIGLQLKPREVPSPFIGKTAPMFNLPVLGKEQTSFSPDQMKGQVWVLNVWASWCVACREEHPLLVDFAKTQSTPLIGLDYKDKPEAAQAWLKQFGNPYQLSVSDIKGQVGIDYGVYGVPETFVIDRSGVIRLKHIGPLTKDALEKKIIPLIASLQS from the coding sequence ATGCGGCGTTACCTGCTTCCCTTCGCCATCTTTTTAGTACTACTCATTTTTTTAGGAATCGGTTTGCAACTGAAGCCGCGTGAGGTACCTTCACCATTTATTGGTAAAACCGCTCCGATGTTTAATCTACCCGTGCTTGGTAAAGAGCAAACGAGTTTTTCTCCCGATCAAATGAAAGGGCAAGTTTGGGTATTGAATGTCTGGGCTTCTTGGTGTGTAGCGTGTCGAGAAGAGCACCCCTTGTTGGTTGACTTTGCAAAAACCCAAAGTACACCTTTGATTGGACTTGATTACAAAGATAAGCCCGAGGCGGCGCAAGCGTGGCTCAAGCAATTCGGCAACCCTTATCAACTCTCGGTATCTGACATTAAAGGTCAAGTCGGAATTGATTATGGAGTTTATGGAGTTCCTGAAACCTTTGTGATTGATCGCTCTGGCGTGATTCGCCTCAAACACATCGGGCCGCTCACCAAAGATGCGCTTGAGAAAAAAATCATCCCTTTGATTGCTAGCCTCCAATCATGA
- the ccmC gene encoding heme ABC transporter permease CcmC, which translates to MLNLNWFKYAAPQRFYGLAGSLIPWFVVSGMILTIIGLVIGLGIAPTDHQQGDSYRIIFIHVPAAWMSMLIYLVMAFWAAIGLIFNARLASMLALSLAPTGAIMTFIALWTGAVWGKPTWGTWWVWDARLTSELVLLFLYFGFLSLHASIEDVRKADRSAALLAIVGVINVPIIYFSVKWWNTLHQGASVSLAKAPTMATQMLTGMLIMVFAFWMYSIAVALYRCRNLILDRERHADWVKEVL; encoded by the coding sequence TTGCTCAATCTAAATTGGTTTAAGTATGCTGCCCCACAACGTTTTTATGGGCTTGCTGGATCGCTAATCCCCTGGTTTGTGGTGAGTGGCATGATCCTGACCATCATTGGTTTAGTGATTGGTTTAGGTATTGCGCCCACCGATCATCAACAGGGTGACTCATATCGCATCATTTTTATCCACGTCCCTGCCGCCTGGATGTCGATGCTAATTTATCTGGTCATGGCATTTTGGGCAGCGATTGGACTCATTTTTAATGCTCGCTTAGCAAGTATGCTGGCCCTCTCCCTAGCCCCCACTGGAGCCATCATGACCTTCATTGCCCTGTGGACTGGTGCCGTTTGGGGTAAGCCAACCTGGGGTACTTGGTGGGTCTGGGATGCTCGCCTCACCTCAGAGCTCGTGTTGCTTTTTCTGTACTTTGGCTTTCTTTCGCTCCACGCATCCATCGAAGATGTTCGAAAAGCGGACCGAAGCGCAGCATTATTAGCGATTGTTGGGGTCATTAATGTCCCCATCATTTATTTTTCGGTTAAATGGTGGAATACCCTCCATCAAGGAGCCTCCGTAAGTTTGGCCAAAGCCCCTACGATGGCCACACAGATGTTAACTGGGATGCTCATCATGGTTTTTGCTTTTTGGATGTATTCAATTGCAGTTGCCCTGTATCGGTGTCGTAACCTCATTCTAGACCGGGAGCGCCATGCCGACTGGGTCAAGGAGGTTCTGTAA